AGGTAACCCTACCAACCGATCCAAATCTTCAATGGTCTTCCTCACCTCCAAACCTTTCACTTTATCTTTAAATCCTCCATAGTTCGTTGGCATTCCCTCCAATTTAAACGGGAGATCATCCAAATGGTACAATGTACTTCCCCAAAAGGACTTCACTTCCACTCCCTCGTCCTTCATTACCTCCTCTATCTTCTCCTCAGCTTTGACTTCATCGTTGGAAACCTCTTTATGGACGTAGACCGCCTCTGCGCCAACCGCTTTAACCAGCTCCAGAAGGACAGTCTCTGGCCTCCCAATCCGGACCACAAGATCCGATCCTCGAGACTGAAGATTCTTCCTCAGATCCGAAACCGACTCTATCAGAAACGTAGCTCGATATGGGCCCGTTTTGTCGAACCCGGCAGTGGATTTTCCATAGTCCCGAGGGTCGAAGCAGTAAACAGGCAGAACCGACACGGAGTCCTTGTTGGCGGCGGCGAGGCACTCGTTGTCGTGAACGCGGAGGTCATTTCGGAACCAGACGACGGAAGCGCGACGGAGTGCGGCGGCACCAGAGGGATTTGAAGGGCGTAGGGGCTTTGAAGTGAGCGGGGTTTGAAGGGGGTTGGCTGAAATGGTGGATTTGAAGAAGGGTTTGGTTGATGAGGGTGAGAGGGCAGAGGAGATCGAAAGAGATGAAATCTGAGAAGGGATTCTAAGATAGTTGGTTGGGGTGAAAATGGAGGTGATTTGTCTGGGCGGTGAGAGGAAATGGGAAGGAAGAAGAGTGGAAAGAGAGAGTGAGATGGAGGCTGCGGCGGGAACGAGGGGGAGTGGTTCTTCTTCAGAGGAATGCGGATCCATTTTTGGGGAAGATAAGATATGCATATGCTAATTTCAATATCTGATGCTCAGTCTTTCCTTAGGTTTTTGGTGGTTATGTACTTGTGCTGATGCCGGCTAGGGTCGGTGTACCAAAATCAACGCAGACTTTGTTTAAAAGCGCACAATCTTTCCTAAGTTGTTTAAAAGGAAACGAATGGAAAACTATATATTAGTGTAGTTTTTACATAAACCTATGTCAAAGTGAGGGAGCAAAAAACCTCACTTTAATATATATTTGCTGTTGGTGAGTCACTAGTCATCTGAAAACCACAACTAGGCTTaagtatatatatttgtataatgttGGTACCAATTGAGATGAGTGACAGTGCATGGATGTGAGTATGACTTATTTAAGAAGTTAGAACGATCAAAAACAAAAGCAAACTATATATCATTTTAAATATGTGGAAAGCATGAAAAAATCAGTAACTTCTCTCGCAAGCTTGACATCGTCTTGTAATTCCTAAGTAGTATTTATTTAGTTGTCACCTTGTAGAACCGAGTGTTTGCCGCTTTAGCAAAAGCTTTTGCTGGTGGTagtggtgcaactcaaatcttttaaatttcaCAACAACTCAAGTACCACAGTTCGATCGCTCTTTCAACAGagataattattgcacccaacattcTTGCAGTTggcagatggatccatcaagTATCCACAATGAGTCATTGAATATGTTTTtgtgaaatttgaaaatttcatttttcgtGGTGTTTGATATGGAAGAAGATTTGGAAATGCAACTATTCTTAGAAAGATTGTTTGTTGCAACTGGAAAAGCTCTAATAGATGTTCAAGAAATAAAGTTGAAATTCAGAGTGGGGGATAAAGAAATTACATTTGATGTTTTGAATGCCCTTACACATTGCACAATCAAGATTGCTTTAGAATTTATGCTTTGGATTCACTTGTTTGCAATGACGTTGTACATGATGCTTTGAAAGATCTAGTGGAAGTCACACTCACTACTGAGTTGTGAGAGGAGGAGCTAGATGGGCACAAACTGAAGTGGTGTCATATTTCAATGTCAATCTACTATCGAAGGAGCAAGTCAAGCTTAGATCGGAAGACTTGTGAGATAGGAGAAACTTAACACCTCAAAACTAAATCATAGAAGAATCACCAACTCTTGAGCTAAAACCTCTCCCTCCACATATGAAGTACATTTTCCTTGGTGAGAAGAATAATTTACCTGTTATTATCTCTTCTTATTTGACATATGTGATGGAAGGAAAACTATTGAAAGTCCTCAAAAAGCACATGTGTTCATTTTCTTGGAAAGTGGCAGATATAAAAGGAATCAATCTATCAATTTGCTTGCACAATATATTGATGGAAGAAAAGCACTCACGTTTGTGCAACCTCAAAGAAGACTTAACCCAAAGATGCAAGTTGTAGTAAAGGATGAGATCATCAAAATCCTCGATGCAGGTAATCATCTATCATATCTTTGATAGTGCATGGATAAGTCTTGTTCAGTGTGTAACAAGAAAGGTGGGATAACTATGAATactaatgaaaaaaatgaattgATTCGCACCAAGACAATCACAGGTTGGCGTGTGTGCATagattataggaagttgaatgGTGCAACTCGTAAAGATCACTTTCCCTTCCCttcattaaataaattctagtgAGATTGGCGGGTCCGAGTATACGGGTATTCAGGCTACAATTAGATTTCTATAGCTCCTGAGGACTAAGAGAAAACTACTTTCACTTGTCCATATGACACTGATAGGCTCGTgatagtttgtatttttgttgtcatATTTCTCATTGTTGTCATTTTCGACGTGCTTAATTGATACACTTTTGTGTTATTTGTTGTAGGATGAATTTTTCTGCTCTTGGGGATACATATGGGTTaaaaatgtgattttatatcatatttaaatttgCCAATGTGAACTTTGTGGAGGACTTGaagcagaaaaattcagaaatAGATTTTCAACAAGGTGTGGTCACGTCTTATGACTATTCTcgttgtaaatttattatttctCTTAGCTTGTTAATTTAATCTTAGTGTTATACTTAGTTCATATAAAAAATCCCccatttttatttgtttttattctAGAAAGAAATAAATCCCTCATTCCCTATGGATTCGACATATTCATCATTACACTCGTTAAATTTGGAAGTAtgaatttaagtttggtggctCAACGACAGCACATCAAATTTTGGTGTCGTGCCAGAGAGCGGTGCAAGGTTAGTTTTTTTTGAGTtagttattttcttttctttttatgcATCGTTCTTCTTGTATAGGTGAACTCGAATATATTCCAGAAATCGAGAAGACGGCTTGAAGATTGAGGAAAGAAGTAATTCTACAGGTGAACAACCATTATCATCGTCATCTCCTGGTTTAAACGCAGCTTTGGAGTCAAGTGAAACTAAAAGAGAATCTGATTTTGATCTTAACACTGAAATAAGTGTGAGTGACGAAGAAGTAACGGCAGAATTATCTAAAAGAACCCTCGGGGAGTTAGCTAATCCTAATGTTATTAAACAACCATTATGCATTCAATTCTCTACTACTGACGCTACCTTTGAATTAAAATCGGGATTAATTCACTTATTGCCTACTTTATGTTGTCTTGCAGGTGAAGAAGCTCACAAGCGTCTAAAGAGTTTCATATTGTGTGCACAACCATGAAACCACAAGGGATTACGGAGGAGCAAATCTCATTGCGAGCTTTTCCATCATCTTAAGTAGAAAAGCTAATGATTGACTCTACTACTTGCCCTCTGGAACGATAACGAATTGGGACAATATGAAACAATAATTTTTGCAGAAGTTTTTCCCA
The Primulina tabacum isolate GXHZ01 chromosome 9, ASM2559414v2, whole genome shotgun sequence DNA segment above includes these coding regions:
- the LOC142556514 gene encoding blue-light photoreceptor PHR2, yielding MHILSSPKMDPHSSEEEPLPLVPAAASISLSLSTLLPSHFLSPPRQITSIFTPTNYLRIPSQISSLSISSALSPSSTKPFFKSTISANPLQTPLTSKPLRPSNPSGAAALRRASVVWFRNDLRVHDNECLAAANKDSVSVLPVYCFDPRDYGKSTAGFDKTGPYRATFLIESVSDLRKNLQSRGSDLVVRIGRPETVLLELVKAVGAEAVYVHKEVSNDEVKAEEKIEEVMKDEGVEVKSFWGSTLYHLDDLPFKLEGMPTNYGGFKDKVKGLEVRKTIEDLDRLVGLPTRGGVEPGEIPSLVDLGLNPNATKGQNGKMTDNASLVGGETEALQRLRNFAAEYKEKPQNGEKNGTNNSIYGANFSCKISPWLAMGCLSPRSMFVELKKSASSIVSAVSNKKDGGGGSSDTGMNWLMYELLWRDFFRFITRKYSCVKKHNDAPVTACTGAAA